In Syntrophomonas wolfei subsp. wolfei str. Goettingen G311, a single window of DNA contains:
- a CDS encoding DUF2442 domain-containing protein, which translates to MNYIKTVLPMKDYRLFMEMESGSTVTVDLSGKLHTMKYGELANEVFFKTATADGDYVIWGRGRLRLTVNELMEVVLLGCL; encoded by the coding sequence ATGAATTACATTAAAACCGTGCTGCCCATGAAGGACTATCGGCTTTTTATGGAAATGGAGAGCGGCAGTACAGTAACAGTAGACCTCTCCGGCAAGCTGCACACCATGAAATACGGCGAGCTTGCCAACGAAGTATTCTTTAAAACCGCCACCGCCGACGGCGATTATGTCATTTGGGGCCGCGGGCGTCTGCGCCTGACGGTCAACGAGCTGATGGAGGTGGTTTTGCTGGGATGTTTGTGA
- a CDS encoding LuxR C-terminal-related transcriptional regulator produces MGTGKSNSNELHYYSDRLKRKLEQIHLVPVTIVEAPSGYGKTTAIRDFLQNSLSQGTPIYWFTAMDEKPSAAFRRLCREIEKIDRYAGERLVKIGLPNAGTIGEASEALRLVQCKHETYLVIDNFHFLQDALPPAFFLALLEHGGQGLHVIIVTQMLKRDTLSIVAGHGLLHITVSDMRLNTRDICRYYALANVKITLEDAQEVERYTEGWIIAVYLQLSTFLETGTFSDTPGILALMEHLVWDKLTEEQQNFLLYLSPFEMVSVQQSCSLIGCDTLPEYALEAFASPFIHYDPTERQYEVHSILTELFIQKRGERGPAFERQCLLQAGDFCRDEGQTARALGFYMQIRDYERMLSLDLSEMNLEIINAVPFTELALDIAQNCPAEIKKKYILNMLRIAWILFMAGMNEQFEILMDELHTMPELLDNSDLLREWLLLSSYRNFPNLAEMTVIVRQAAPLFKSQYSQVILPTTLWCFGNYSPLTEFYTKPGEADRQADVLEEYITIYSRLTNGHGSGADALFRAELAYQRGNLNDAEILAYKAAFLAESKQQSVVLLGAAILLAHVALHKADTVGWERAIASMEHAASFDRQDTFVIRSVIDIIRGVLLNEFQNHMSIADWLQNADFEDRRLSPAVINIALFVHLVFLLHQGEFARVIGTAQAVRPAEGLLSPYGDIFACFLMATSHMALGNRVQAAAFVEDAARKALPDGLVSPFASYSQLLGDLVDEVIARDYPALLEKFKTVRKRFSQGWFTLREALFSGELPPDLTEREYEVAKLAATGLRNSEIAEKLVITESTVRSHMRTIFQKLQIDRRTRLAEKLK; encoded by the coding sequence AACCACCGCAATACGAGACTTTCTACAAAACTCCCTCTCCCAGGGCACGCCCATCTATTGGTTCACTGCTATGGATGAAAAGCCCTCCGCGGCTTTTCGGCGACTCTGCCGCGAGATTGAGAAGATTGACAGATATGCGGGTGAGCGACTCGTTAAAATTGGACTACCCAACGCCGGCACCATTGGCGAAGCAAGTGAAGCCCTGCGCTTAGTCCAGTGCAAACATGAAACCTATCTGGTGATTGATAACTTTCATTTTTTGCAGGACGCCCTGCCCCCAGCCTTTTTTCTTGCGCTCCTCGAACATGGTGGCCAGGGCCTGCATGTCATTATCGTGACCCAAATGCTCAAACGAGATACCCTTTCTATTGTTGCAGGTCATGGGCTTTTGCATATTACGGTTAGTGATATGCGGTTGAACACAAGAGATATCTGCCGTTATTACGCCCTCGCTAATGTAAAAATTACCCTGGAGGACGCACAAGAGGTCGAGCGCTACACCGAAGGCTGGATTATCGCAGTATATTTACAGCTCTCTACTTTTCTGGAAACAGGTACATTCTCCGATACACCCGGTATTTTGGCTCTTATGGAGCATTTAGTATGGGATAAGTTGACCGAAGAACAGCAAAACTTTCTATTGTATTTATCACCGTTTGAGATGGTCAGCGTACAGCAGTCATGTTCCCTCATCGGCTGTGATACACTGCCGGAATACGCTTTGGAGGCCTTCGCGAGTCCCTTTATCCACTACGATCCAACCGAGCGGCAATACGAAGTGCATAGCATTCTGACCGAGCTGTTTATTCAAAAGCGCGGGGAGCGTGGGCCTGCGTTTGAACGGCAATGCCTGTTGCAGGCGGGGGATTTTTGCCGGGATGAAGGGCAAACCGCTAGGGCTCTGGGCTTTTACATGCAAATCCGTGATTATGAGCGGATGCTCTCGCTTGACCTTTCCGAAATGAATTTGGAGATTATTAACGCTGTACCCTTTACCGAGTTAGCTCTTGATATTGCCCAAAATTGCCCAGCAGAAATCAAAAAGAAATATATCCTTAATATGCTCCGCATTGCCTGGATCTTATTTATGGCCGGGATGAATGAGCAGTTTGAGATATTGATGGATGAGCTGCATACTATGCCAGAACTGCTGGACAATTCTGATTTATTGAGGGAATGGCTGCTGTTGTCCTCATATAGGAATTTCCCTAATCTGGCTGAGATGACTGTCATAGTCAGACAGGCTGCCCCACTTTTTAAAAGCCAATACTCCCAGGTAATTCTTCCTACTACGCTCTGGTGTTTTGGCAATTATTCCCCATTAACTGAGTTCTACACTAAACCTGGTGAGGCTGATCGCCAGGCCGATGTGCTGGAGGAGTACATCACCATCTATTCGCGTCTTACCAATGGTCATGGCAGCGGTGCAGATGCGCTATTTCGCGCGGAACTGGCCTATCAACGGGGAAACTTGAACGACGCGGAGATACTTGCCTACAAGGCGGCGTTTCTTGCCGAAAGCAAGCAGCAAAGTGTGGTTCTATTAGGCGCCGCCATATTGCTGGCCCATGTTGCGTTGCACAAAGCAGATACAGTCGGCTGGGAGCGTGCTATCGCCTCAATGGAACATGCCGCCTCCTTCGACCGGCAGGATACTTTCGTCATTAGGTCTGTTATAGATATTATTCGAGGCGTTCTTCTAAACGAGTTTCAGAATCATATGAGTATCGCTGATTGGCTGCAAAATGCCGATTTTGAGGATCGTCGCCTGTCCCCTGCTGTAATCAACATTGCGCTGTTCGTACACCTGGTCTTTCTCCTGCATCAAGGTGAATTTGCCCGAGTTATAGGCACGGCACAGGCTGTACGACCGGCAGAGGGGCTATTGAGCCCCTATGGGGATATCTTTGCTTGTTTCCTTATGGCCACCAGCCATATGGCGTTGGGCAACCGTGTCCAAGCCGCTGCTTTTGTTGAAGATGCTGCCCGAAAAGCTCTTCCTGATGGGTTGGTGTCTCCCTTTGCCTCGTATTCACAACTGCTGGGTGATCTGGTTGATGAGGTTATTGCGCGTGATTATCCCGCCCTTTTGGAGAAGTTTAAGACCGTCAGGAAGCGCTTCTCGCAAGGCTGGTTCACGTTACGTGAAGCCCTTTTTTCAGGCGAGCTACCTCCTGACTTAACAGAAAGGGAATATGAAGTAGCTAAATTAGCAGCTACGGGGCTGCGTAACAGCGAAATCGCGGAAAAGTTGGTGATAACGGAAAGCACAGTGCGCTCACACATGCGAACAATATTTCAAAAGCTTCAAATCGACCGCCGCACCCGCCTGGCGGAAAAACTGAAGTAA
- a CDS encoding DUF2442 domain-containing protein, with product MNYIKTVLPMKDYRLFMEMESGSTVTVDLSGKLHTMKYGELANEVFFKTATTDGDYVIWGRGRLRLTVNELMEVVLLGCL from the coding sequence GTGAATTACATTAAAACCGTGCTGCCCATGAAGGACTATCGGCTTTTTATGGAAATGGAGAGCGGCAGTACAGTAACAGTAGACCTCTCCGGCAAGCTGCACACCATGAAATACGGTGAGCTTGCCAACGAAGTATTCTTTAAAACCGCCACCACCGACGGCGATTATGTCATTTGGGGCCGTGGGCGTCTGCGCCTGACGGTCAACGAGCTGATGGAGGTAGTTTTGCTGGGATGTTTGTGA
- a CDS encoding GLUG motif-containing protein, producing the protein MTGNKINGITRFLKRKRSFYPVLLAMIFLLNTSIAAYALPVEAPTADPPAGTYGGKQNVELKTETVAASVYYTTDGADPTTSSTLYTNLIEIPSNMTIKAIATDGTDSSSISTFEYVLFAGGDGSVDNPYQVATAEQLNNVRYHLDKHFIQTEDINLNIAPYNEDTGWEPIGNEWYQFTGTFDGNGKIISKLTIKSTGRYVGLFGFTNGSHIKNVKLENVNVTGDYQVGSLVGDNKYGEITNSYATGAVTGTDHVGGLVGENYFGTITRSYATVTVTGTNYVGGLVASNDCGEITNSYATGAVTGTDHVGGLVGENWGTITCSYATGAVTGTHYIGGLVGDNKYGEITNSYATGAVTGTNYVGGLVGWNGDSTISYTYATGTVKGTSDVGGLVGINDQGTVSKSYWDTTISGTAFSAGGEGVAGKSTEDMKLQGTYVDWDFADIWNIKDGKNDDYPFLKNNPPGSFVKSTITVADVVGGTATVKTNPALEAAEGLTVTVNIANIEAGKRFKSITVIDVYNEAVTITTVTAGKSYTFNMPANDVTVTVEVEPILFAGGSGTEEDPYQVATAVQLDSVRYLLDKHFKQTADIDLSSYNTGLGWEPIGDWDSPFIGAFDGKYNTISNLTINRSTTDYVGLFGFAEGAQIKNVKLENVNVTGSEGVGGLVGENSGTITNSYATGAVTGVNYYVGGLVGWNYGEIANSYASGTIAGTEDVGGLVGGNDGEITNSYASGTISGTEYVGGLVGINIGAITNSYTTGAVTGTGNIFGGLVGINNQGTVTNSYWDTDTSGTKSSAGGTGKTEAQMKQQETYEGWDFIDIWNIEGSRNNGYPFLKNNPPVETLISITSPSAITGIANGTTKTAAALGLPAKVTLVTNGGNAEADVSWDVAACSYNPAVTTEQTFTVSGTVTLPTGVVNPNSVPLTTSISVTVNARPSPPPPWYPVSGVTLDKSSLTLEVNGPAQKLAATVQPSYASNPYVYWNSSDTEVARVDYTGLVTPVAPGQAIITATTSEGGKTASCTVEVLARIEGIKLNKASTTITEGNSETLKATLIPENSKQNISWSSDDSSIATVDSEGLVTGISPGTTFITVRTVEGDFSANCTVTVMATITATAEETIVLHDEPVSINIPPEVEATIEVTPGSTMPQVNINSSTALGTVEIQIPEGTIASSPDDWDGTLKLPTISSQPSVNINGASQVNMVIVLGLEDEQISFSQAVRILIPGQAQQQVGYIRNGVFTPITRILSADRQDVADSEIPADGDGKIDVDSDLAVWTKHFTEFVTYTPISNPEPVSYTVSLSSNYAKAGTVSGDGTFYGGSLITVRAQAQSGYVFDNWSENGCMLSRDSVYSFNLGNSSRQLQANFVREFQEISITDATKPRIITFSHPVLPGEQNLGNIYVATDINGDNKVEGVIVAGVSGNNCQISVKPPGGQWLAGASYYLILEPGLQSALNKTLGIRTRMKFTVE; encoded by the coding sequence ATGACTGGTAACAAAATCAATGGGATTACCCGCTTTTTGAAAAGAAAAAGAAGTTTTTATCCCGTCCTGCTGGCCATGATATTTCTGTTAAATACTTCCATAGCTGCTTATGCACTACCAGTAGAGGCTCCAACCGCTGACCCGCCAGCGGGAACTTATGGTGGAAAGCAAAATGTTGAGTTGAAAACAGAAACCGTAGCAGCATCGGTTTATTATACGACTGATGGTGCTGATCCAACAACTTCCAGCACTCTGTATACCAATCTGATAGAAATACCATCCAACATGACCATTAAAGCTATTGCTACGGATGGTACAGATAGTAGCTCGATATCAACATTTGAATATGTACTTTTTGCCGGCGGTGACGGTAGCGTGGATAACCCCTATCAGGTTGCAACGGCCGAGCAACTTAACAATGTAAGGTATCATCTTGATAAGCATTTCATCCAGACAGAAGACATCAACCTAAATATTGCACCTTATAATGAGGATACGGGTTGGGAGCCTATCGGCAATGAGTGGTATCAATTTACCGGTACATTCGATGGCAATGGCAAGATTATTAGCAAACTTACTATAAAGAGTACTGGGCGTTACGTAGGTTTGTTTGGTTTTACCAACGGTTCCCATATCAAGAATGTGAAGTTGGAGAATGTAAATGTAACTGGTGATTATCAAGTCGGTAGTCTGGTGGGAGACAATAAATATGGTGAGATCACCAACTCCTACGCTACCGGTGCTGTAACAGGTACCGACCATGTCGGCGGACTGGTGGGAGAAAATTATTTTGGTACGATCACCCGCTCTTACGCTACCGTTACTGTAACAGGTACCAACTATGTCGGCGGACTGGTGGCATCCAATGATTGTGGTGAGATCACCAACTCCTACGCTACCGGTGCTGTAACAGGTACCGACCATGTCGGCGGACTGGTGGGAGAAAATTGGGGTACGATCACCTGCTCTTACGCTACTGGTGCTGTAACAGGTACCCACTATATCGGCGGACTGGTGGGAGACAATAAATATGGTGAGATCACCAACTCCTACGCCACCGGTGCCGTAACAGGTACTAACTATGTCGGTGGACTGGTGGGGTGGAATGGTGATAGTACAATTTCCTACACTTATGCTACGGGCACAGTTAAGGGTACAAGCGATGTCGGCGGTTTGGTGGGGATAAATGACCAGGGTACGGTCTCTAAAAGTTATTGGGATACTACTATATCAGGGACAGCTTTCTCTGCCGGCGGAGAAGGCGTCGCAGGTAAAAGCACAGAGGATATGAAACTGCAAGGAACTTATGTAGATTGGGATTTTGCAGATATTTGGAATATTAAGGATGGCAAGAACGACGATTATCCTTTTTTGAAAAATAATCCCCCTGGTTCTTTCGTGAAATCCACTATAACCGTAGCTGATGTAGTAGGCGGGACAGCGACAGTAAAAACTAATCCGGCTCTCGAAGCAGCTGAAGGTCTAACCGTAACCGTTAACATAGCCAATATAGAAGCCGGCAAACGGTTTAAGTCAATCACTGTTATCGATGTATATAATGAAGCAGTAACAATAACCACAGTAACCGCGGGAAAAAGCTACACCTTCAACATGCCGGCCAATGACGTAACCGTAACTGTTGAAGTGGAGCCCATACTTTTTGCCGGCGGCAGCGGAACGGAGGAGGATCCCTATCAGGTCGCAACAGCCGTACAACTTGACAGTGTGAGATATCTTCTCGATAAGCATTTCAAACAGACAGCAGATATCGATCTGAGCAGTTATAATACTGGTCTGGGTTGGGAGCCCATCGGTGATTGGGACTCTCCATTTATCGGTGCATTCGACGGCAAATATAATACCATTAGCAACCTTACTATTAACCGGAGTACCACGGATTACGTAGGTTTGTTTGGTTTTGCTGAGGGTGCCCAAATCAAAAATGTAAAGTTGGAAAATGTAAATGTAACTGGTTCTGAAGGTGTCGGCGGATTGGTGGGGGAAAATAGTGGTACGATTACCAACTCCTACGCCACCGGTGCTGTAACCGGTGTTAATTATTATGTCGGCGGACTGGTCGGATGGAATTATGGTGAGATCGCCAACTCCTACGCCTCTGGTACTATAGCCGGTACCGAAGATGTCGGCGGACTGGTGGGTGGGAATGATGGTGAGATCACCAACTCCTACGCCTCTGGTACTATATCCGGTACCGAATATGTCGGTGGACTGGTGGGGATAAATATAGGTGCAATTACCAACTCCTATACTACCGGTGCTGTAACAGGTACAGGAAATATTTTCGGCGGACTAGTGGGGATAAATAACCAAGGTACTGTCACTAATAGTTATTGGGACACAGATACATCAGGGACGAAATCATCTGCCGGTGGAACAGGCAAAACCGAAGCGCAAATGAAACAGCAGGAAACTTATGAAGGTTGGGATTTCATAGATATTTGGAATATTGAGGGTAGCAGGAACAACGGTTATCCCTTCCTGAAAAATAATCCCCCTGTTGAGACTCTGATAAGCATAACCTCTCCTTCTGCCATAACCGGCATAGCCAACGGCACCACCAAAACAGCGGCAGCCCTGGGACTGCCGGCCAAAGTGACCCTGGTTACCAATGGCGGAAATGCAGAGGCCGATGTAAGCTGGGATGTAGCCGCCTGTTCCTATAACCCGGCTGTAACTACCGAGCAGACCTTCACCGTAAGCGGAACCGTAACTCTTCCGACGGGGGTAGTAAATCCCAATAGCGTACCCCTGACTACCAGTATCAGTGTAACTGTTAACGCGAGGCCTTCTCCCCCACCCCCGTGGTACCCGGTAAGCGGAGTAACCCTGGATAAAAGTAGTTTAACCCTGGAAGTAAACGGCCCTGCTCAAAAACTAGCAGCAACGGTGCAACCCTCCTACGCTAGTAATCCCTATGTCTACTGGAATTCCAGCGATACTGAAGTAGCCAGGGTTGACTATACCGGACTGGTAACCCCGGTAGCCCCGGGGCAAGCTATAATTACGGCAACTACTTCAGAAGGGGGAAAAACTGCCAGCTGTACGGTGGAAGTCCTTGCCAGGATAGAAGGAATAAAACTGAACAAAGCCAGCACCACGATTACAGAAGGCAATAGCGAAACTTTAAAAGCTACTCTAATCCCGGAAAATAGCAAGCAGAACATAAGCTGGTCTTCCGATGACAGCAGCATAGCAACTGTTGACAGCGAGGGTTTGGTGACCGGTATAAGCCCGGGAACTACTTTCATTACTGTTAGGACCGTGGAGGGAGATTTTAGTGCCAACTGTACAGTAACAGTGATGGCAACCATAACTGCCACTGCAGAAGAAACCATAGTCTTGCACGATGAACCGGTAAGTATCAATATTCCCCCCGAAGTCGAGGCTACGATTGAGGTTACACCAGGCAGCACAATGCCTCAGGTGAATATCAACAGTTCCACTGCCCTGGGTACAGTTGAAATACAAATACCTGAAGGAACTATCGCCAGCAGTCCGGATGACTGGGATGGAACTCTTAAGCTGCCTACGATAAGCAGTCAGCCCAGTGTTAATATAAATGGTGCCAGTCAGGTTAATATGGTTATTGTACTGGGTTTGGAGGATGAGCAGATCAGCTTTTCCCAGGCGGTAAGAATACTTATTCCCGGTCAGGCTCAACAGCAGGTGGGCTATATTAGAAATGGAGTATTCACCCCTATTACCCGTATCCTCTCTGCCGATCGCCAGGATGTTGCGGATAGCGAGATTCCTGCTGATGGAGATGGTAAAATTGATGTTGACTCTGACCTGGCAGTATGGACCAAACACTTTACTGAATTTGTAACTTACACCCCTATAAGTAATCCTGAGCCTGTCAGTTATACTGTAAGCCTGAGCAGTAATTACGCCAAAGCAGGGACCGTGAGTGGCGATGGGACATTTTACGGTGGTAGCTTAATCACGGTAAGAGCCCAGGCCCAAAGTGGATATGTTTTTGATAACTGGAGTGAAAACGGCTGCATGCTTAGTCGAGATAGTGTCTACAGCTTTAACCTGGGTAACAGTAGTCGCCAGTTGCAGGCTAACTTCGTACGGGAATTCCAGGAGATATCAATTACAGATGCTACTAAACCACGGATTATCACTTTTTCCCACCCAGTTTTACCAGGTGAACAGAATCTTGGCAATATTTACGTGGCTACTGATATTAACGGGGATAATAAAGTTGAGGGGGTAATCGTTGCAGGGGTATCCGGCAATAACTGCCAGATATCGGTTAAGCCCCCTGGTGGCCAATGGTTAGCCGGGGCAAGCTACTACTTGATACTGGAACCTGGCTTGCAATCAGCTTTAAATAAAACCCTGGGTATAAGGACGAGAATGAAGTTTACTGTGGAATAG